Within Sandaracinaceae bacterium, the genomic segment AGTGTGGTCCACCATGCGGGTCAGCCGGATTACCACGCGGGGCGCGCCAGCACCACTGACCGCAGCCAACCCATACCCCCACGTTGACGTGGCCGTGGGCGTTGTCGGCGACGGCGACGGCGACGGGTTCTCAGACCAGCCGCGCTACGACCAGGTCGCCTCGAACACGTCCGCCGGGTCGCCCAGCGCCGCCACCTTGGCCAGCCGCACGTCCACCTCGCGGGCGCCAGCCAGCATGAGCGCCCGCTGCAGGAAGCCCACCATCAACACCGCCAGCGTGAGCGTGGGCCGGGGATGCCCCGTGACTTCCAGCTCGCCATACCCGGACCCGTGCTTCGTGGCGCGCGGCTGCCCGTGGCAGAACAGGCTCCCCAGCAGCGGGGCCACCTGCATGAAGCAGAGCTCGGGTGACTTCATGTGGTCCATGCGCCCTGCGCGGCGCGCTGCGTCGACCAAGTGGGCCCCGGCGTCCACCACGAACTTGCGGTCGCCCTTGCCGAAGCGGCGGTCCGCCACCTCGATGATGTTGAGCAACGTGGCGGGGTACCAACCGTGATCCGAGATGTTCGCCACCCAGCGCGCGTGCACCTCGGGCGCGGACGCCGCCAGCACCTCGGCGATGCCGGCCTGCCCGATGCGCTGCGTGAGGTACTCGCGCAGCTCCACCACCACGGCGCCGCTCAGGTCGTCCAGCTGGGTGGGCCCGGGTGGCACGCTGCCGCGCTCGCTGCGCACCTGCCGCTCGCGCTCACGCAAGGTGCGCAGGTCCGTGGTGAGCGTGTCCGTGGGCTCCACGTCTTCTTCCACGGGCGGGTCCGCGCCGAACGGCACCAGCGCCGAGATCATGGCGCGCGCCGTCTGGTAGCGGTCTGCGGGATCCTTGGCCAGCGCCTTCTGGATGATGGCCTCGAAGGCCTCGGGCACGTCCTGCCGAAACACGCGCAGCGGCGGCGGCGGATCGTTCATGATGCTGCGGCAGAGGTGTACCAGGTGGTCCCCGCGGAAGGGCCTGTAGCCGGTCACCAGCTCATACAGGATCACGCCCACCGCATAGATGTCCACGCGCGGGTCGCGCACGGAGGCCCCGCGAATCTGCTCCGGTGGCGAGTAGTAGGGCGTGCCCATGGTGCGCCCGCTGGGCGTCAGGTCACCCGTGGACGTGGCGTCCCAGGCCGACTCCACGAACGTGGCGATGCCGAAGTCGAACACCTTCACGAAGTCCGGCCGGCCGTGCTGCACGGTGAGCAGCACGTTGGCGGGCTTGAGGTCGCGGTGCACGATGCCGGCCTCGTGCACGGTGCCGAGGGCGTCCAGGATCTGCCCCGCGATGTCCGCCGCGCGCCGCACCGAGATGGGGTGGTCGGGCCGCACCAGCTGGCTCAGGCTGCGCCCACGCACGTACTCCATGACGATGTACGGCTCGCCGCTGGCCTCGACGCCCATGTCCAGCACCTCGACCACGCGGCTGTGCTTGATGCCTGCCGCTGCGCGCGCCTCGCGCTGGAAGCGCTTGAGCGTGACGCCGTCGTCGGCCAGGTGGCTGTGTAGCACCTTGATGGCCACGGTCCGGCCGATGGCCGTATTCTCGGCCTTGTAGACGGCGCCCATGCCGCCCTTCCCCACCAGGCGCTTGATGCGGTACTTGCCCGCGACCACGGCGCCGAGACGAAGCGTCCCCGGGCCATCCGCCGGTACGTCGAGCTCGTGCGGCGTGAACATCGAGGCAGCTTACCTTGGGGCGTGACGGGTCGGAAGGGCGAACAGGGCTTCCGGGCCGGTGAGATGAAAAAAAGACAGCGCCACGCGAGCCTCGCTAGGGATGGGGATAGCGAGGACCCGCGTGACGCCGGGGGGGAGGAGGAGGCAGAGCTACCGGGGCGCGGCGCTCAAAGCGTGGGGACCATCACGCCGCTGAGGACGTGGACCACACCGTTGCTGACG encodes:
- a CDS encoding serine/threonine protein kinase, which encodes MFTPHELDVPADGPGTLRLGAVVAGKYRIKRLVGKGGMGAVYKAENTAIGRTVAIKVLHSHLADDGVTLKRFQREARAAAGIKHSRVVEVLDMGVEASGEPYIVMEYVRGRSLSQLVRPDHPISVRRAADIAGQILDALGTVHEAGIVHRDLKPANVLLTVQHGRPDFVKVFDFGIATFVESAWDATSTGDLTPSGRTMGTPYYSPPEQIRGASVRDPRVDIYAVGVILYELVTGYRPFRGDHLVHLCRSIMNDPPPPLRVFRQDVPEAFEAIIQKALAKDPADRYQTARAMISALVPFGADPPVEEDVEPTDTLTTDLRTLRERERQVRSERGSVPPGPTQLDDLSGAVVVELREYLTQRIGQAGIAEVLAASAPEVHARWVANISDHGWYPATLLNIIEVADRRFGKGDRKFVVDAGAHLVDAARRAGRMDHMKSPELCFMQVAPLLGSLFCHGQPRATKHGSGYGELEVTGHPRPTLTLAVLMVGFLQRALMLAGAREVDVRLAKVAALGDPADVFEATWS